Proteins from one Shumkonia mesophila genomic window:
- a CDS encoding DUF2958 domain-containing protein, with protein MILIPDDIRERLLANGAVEPEADPVPVVKLFDPAGAATWLITEMMPHEPDILFGLCDLGFGCPELGYVSLAELEGVRGPLGFGIERDLHFVGRFPLSVYAEAARLAGQITESERLLAQAAAALRAHNPELPPNGA; from the coding sequence ATGATCCTGATTCCCGATGACATTCGCGAACGCCTTCTCGCCAACGGTGCGGTCGAGCCCGAGGCCGACCCCGTGCCGGTGGTGAAGCTGTTTGATCCCGCCGGCGCGGCCACGTGGCTGATCACCGAGATGATGCCTCACGAGCCCGACATCCTGTTCGGCCTCTGCGATCTCGGCTTCGGCTGTCCGGAGCTTGGCTATGTCAGCTTGGCCGAGCTTGAAGGCGTCAGGGGACCACTCGGCTTCGGCATCGAGCGCGATCTTCATTTCGTCGGCCGCTTTCCCCTCTCGGTCTATGCCGAGGCGGCACGCCTCGCCGGGCAGATCACCGAGTCCGAGCGCCTGCTCGCTCAGGCCGCCGCCGCGTTGCGTGCCCATAACCCCGAGCTTCCGCCCAATGGGGCGTGA
- a CDS encoding helix-turn-helix domain-containing protein: MDMRKLVGRNLRRLRLKKGLTQEQFAERSGFSQQYISGLEQGRRNPTVVTLYELATALGVSHVDLVRADRAD, encoded by the coding sequence ATGGACATGCGCAAGCTGGTCGGCCGAAACCTACGACGCCTCAGGCTCAAGAAGGGCCTGACCCAGGAGCAGTTCGCCGAGCGTTCCGGGTTCAGCCAGCAGTACATCAGCGGCCTGGAGCAGGGACGGCGCAATCCGACGGTCGTCACCCTTTACGAGTTGGCGACCGCGCTCGGCGTCAGCCACGTGGATCTGGTACGCGCAGACAGGGCCGATTAG
- a CDS encoding SDR family oxidoreductase gives MPRILITGASSGFGLATADLFLAQGWEVIATMRTPEAHGMPRDERLQILPLDVTDAASIARAVADADPLDALVNNAGVGMLNVLEGVDIARARELFETNVLGAMAVTQAVLPGMRARKAGVIVNISSSVTLRPFPALSVYSASKAALNAFTESLALETAQFGIRTRLVLPGSAPTTSFGKNAVARMGMDVPPPYEAFVQDYLATMRSSTEKTEADDVAQAVWRAVTEPETPMRLPAGADAETIFRETAAQANQ, from the coding sequence ATGCCCAGAATTCTCATCACCGGCGCTTCGTCCGGCTTTGGCCTCGCCACGGCAGATCTCTTCCTCGCTCAGGGGTGGGAGGTCATCGCGACCATGCGAACCCCGGAGGCACATGGAATGCCTCGGGACGAACGCCTGCAAATCCTGCCGCTCGACGTCACGGATGCTGCGAGCATCGCGCGAGCCGTCGCAGACGCTGATCCTCTCGATGCGCTGGTCAACAATGCCGGGGTCGGCATGCTGAACGTGCTGGAGGGCGTGGATATCGCGAGGGCCCGCGAACTGTTCGAGACCAACGTCCTTGGCGCAATGGCTGTGACCCAGGCCGTTCTGCCCGGCATGCGCGCGCGCAAAGCGGGCGTGATCGTCAACATCAGCTCCAGCGTGACGCTGCGCCCGTTTCCAGCGCTATCGGTCTACAGCGCCAGCAAGGCCGCACTGAATGCTTTCACAGAGAGCCTCGCCCTCGAGACGGCGCAATTCGGCATCCGCACGCGGCTTGTCTTGCCCGGTTCGGCGCCGACGACCTCTTTCGGGAAGAACGCCGTGGCGCGGATGGGGATGGACGTCCCGCCGCCCTATGAGGCTTTCGTGCAGGACTATCTGGCGACGATGCGCAGTTCGACCGAAAAAACAGAAGCTGACGACGTGGCGCAGGCCGTGTGGCGGGCGGTGACGGAGCCGGAGACGCCGATGCGCCTGCCTGCGGGAGCCGACGCGGAGACGATCTTCAGGGAAACAGCCGCTCAGGCCAACCAATGA
- a CDS encoding helix-turn-helix domain-containing protein, producing the protein MIDDENERAARAKKGSPFLNTAQAAFYVGLSSRTLEKMRVMGGGPKFRKHGRYVRYHIDDLDAWSEARSKKSTSDE; encoded by the coding sequence ATGATCGACGACGAGAACGAACGCGCCGCCCGTGCGAAAAAGGGAAGCCCTTTCCTCAACACCGCCCAGGCCGCCTTTTATGTCGGCCTGTCGAGCCGAACGCTGGAGAAGATGCGGGTCATGGGCGGCGGCCCCAAGTTTCGCAAGCACGGCCGCTACGTCCGCTACCACATCGACGACCTCGACGCGTGGTCGGAGGCACGCAGCAAGAAGTCGACCTCCGATGAATGA
- a CDS encoding DNA -binding domain-containing protein, giving the protein MWLSELGCRTTVLLTPDGMQHLELRDGGRALQLCVSGASIFDSVHLMTDAVVDPRRLRARLDALGCLNELLAEGKFPARSRPDDSRGRRLREVLQALDGWLIGASYREIAIALFGESPVEADWRDPRDHLRDRVRRAIRRGRTLMAGGYRMLLL; this is encoded by the coding sequence TTGTGGCTCTCCGAACTCGGCTGCCGGACAACGGTTCTGCTGACCCCTGATGGGATGCAGCATCTCGAGCTCCGGGACGGCGGCCGGGCGCTCCAGCTTTGCGTGAGTGGGGCGAGTATCTTCGATTCCGTCCATCTGATGACGGACGCCGTTGTCGATCCCCGTCGTCTCCGGGCGCGGCTCGACGCGCTCGGTTGCCTCAATGAGCTTCTTGCCGAAGGCAAGTTTCCCGCGCGGAGCCGCCCCGACGATTCGCGAGGGCGGCGTCTGCGCGAGGTTCTGCAAGCCCTCGACGGCTGGCTGATCGGCGCGTCTTACCGTGAGATCGCCATCGCCCTGTTCGGCGAATCCCCGGTCGAGGCCGACTGGCGCGATCCACGCGACCACCTGCGCGACCGGGTGCGCCGTGCCATCCGCCGCGGCCGCACCCTCATGGCCGGCGGCTATCGAATGTTGTTGTTGTGA
- a CDS encoding ArdC-like ssDNA-binding domain-containing protein, which produces MTESRRESVYQEVTERILEQGRVPWAQPWGRAKAKAGVGLPRNAGSGRPYSGINILILWGAVIERGYSVQSWLTFRQALALGDPSGHRDKSAHWLA; this is translated from the coding sequence ATGACGGAGTCCAGGCGGGAGAGTGTCTATCAGGAGGTCACCGAGCGGATCCTGGAACAGGGCCGGGTGCCCTGGGCGCAGCCCTGGGGCCGGGCCAAGGCCAAGGCCGGGGTAGGGCTGCCACGCAATGCCGGCAGCGGCCGCCCCTATTCCGGGATCAACATCCTGATCCTGTGGGGTGCCGTCATCGAGCGCGGCTATTCGGTGCAAAGCTGGCTCACCTTCCGCCAGGCCCTCGCCTTGGGCGATCCGTCAGGTCACAGGGACAAGTCCGCTCATTGGTTGGCCTGA
- a CDS encoding shikimate dehydrogenase family protein: MPEVDKVDFISGATKLFGIVGHPIVQVRSPEMITAEFHRRRQDALMLPIHVLPEDFDAVLPNLMKVENLGGLVFTIPFKSQALRLADEVGPHARVAGAINALARGADGRWRGEVFDGIGCVEAFRRRGISFAGQHVMLIGAGGAGTAMGVAIAFGGPASIRLFDIDRTRDAALAEKIRRIDPKIGVTVGEPLVEGRDILLNATPVGMLDDARLPLRLDALPSRLVVFDAIVKPERTPLLVLAERCGCQMIYGTEMMRGQISQIATHLGVVEKRSEDECRT, encoded by the coding sequence ATGCCTGAAGTGGACAAGGTAGACTTCATTTCCGGCGCGACAAAGCTATTCGGAATCGTCGGCCATCCGATCGTCCAGGTCCGTTCGCCGGAGATGATTACGGCCGAGTTCCACCGCCGACGCCAGGATGCCCTGATGCTGCCTATCCACGTCCTGCCGGAAGATTTCGACGCGGTCCTTCCGAATTTGATGAAGGTCGAGAACCTGGGGGGACTGGTCTTCACGATTCCATTCAAGAGCCAAGCCCTCCGGCTGGCCGACGAGGTGGGACCGCACGCTCGCGTCGCCGGGGCCATCAACGCGCTGGCCCGCGGCGCCGACGGACGCTGGCGGGGCGAGGTATTCGACGGGATTGGATGCGTCGAGGCTTTCCGCCGCCGCGGCATCAGCTTTGCGGGGCAGCACGTCATGCTGATCGGGGCCGGTGGCGCCGGTACGGCGATGGGGGTGGCCATCGCCTTCGGGGGGCCGGCTTCGATCCGCCTGTTTGACATCGACCGGACCCGTGACGCGGCCTTGGCCGAGAAGATTCGACGCATTGACCCCAAGATCGGCGTCACGGTCGGCGAGCCCCTGGTGGAGGGGCGCGATATCCTGCTCAACGCCACGCCCGTTGGCATGCTGGACGACGCCCGCCTGCCTCTGCGGTTGGATGCCTTGCCGTCACGCCTCGTTGTCTTCGATGCCATCGTAAAACCGGAGAGGACTCCCCTCCTGGTTCTGGCCGAACGATGCGGCTGCCAGATGATCTATGGGACAGAAATGATGCGCGGCCAGATCAGTCAAATCGCCACCCATCTCGGCGTCGTTGAGAAACGATCCGAAGACGAGTGTCGAACCTAA
- a CDS encoding DNA -binding domain-containing protein, translated as MANAISAPDIADEVPWSDTLTPYDEAHFVTYVRLLDAEAEGAEWPEVARVVLHRDLDANPVSARRCWEDHLARAHWMTRSGYRHLLESA; from the coding sequence ATGGCGAACGCCATCTCCGCCCCCGATATTGCCGATGAGGTCCCGTGGTCGGACACGCTCACGCCCTATGACGAAGCCCACTTCGTCACCTATGTTCGCCTCCTCGACGCCGAGGCGGAAGGCGCCGAATGGCCCGAGGTGGCCCGAGTCGTCCTGCACCGCGATCTGGACGCCAATCCGGTTTCGGCCCGCCGCTGCTGGGAGGACCATCTGGCGCGCGCCCACTGGATGACCCGCTCGGGCTACCGGCACTTGCTGGAAAGCGCCTGA
- a CDS encoding transcriptional regulator domain-containing protein: protein MASEPPDRPDWRLEASYAYARALPRRGWAWEFMRRNRDFRRDWADASASVTAERRGDRLTVLTARREFGVLTSWGLFFR from the coding sequence GTGGCGAGCGAACCCCCGGACCGGCCGGACTGGCGCCTTGAGGCGAGCTATGCCTACGCGCGCGCCCTGCCACGGCGCGGCTGGGCCTGGGAGTTCATGAGGCGCAATCGCGACTTTCGGCGGGACTGGGCTGATGCCTCGGCCTCGGTCACGGCGGAAAGGCGTGGTGACCGCCTGACCGTGCTGACCGCCCGCCGCGAGTTCGGCGTCCTGACGTCGTGGGGCCTGTTTTTTCGCTGA
- a CDS encoding DUF736 domain-containing protein, with translation MAAIGYVTRQADGSYKGFIKTLSIRRSVVLVANRDKDGDNQPDYRLFTDDRDRVELGAGWTRVGQNSGNSYVSLSLAAPEFGPRKLYANLGRAAGQDDLDAFAIIWNPAD, from the coding sequence ATGGCAGCGATCGGTTACGTCACCCGTCAGGCGGACGGCTCCTACAAGGGCTTCATCAAGACCCTCAGCATCCGGCGCAGCGTCGTCCTCGTGGCCAACCGCGACAAGGACGGCGACAACCAGCCCGACTACCGGCTCTTCACCGATGACCGCGACCGGGTGGAACTCGGCGCCGGCTGGACGCGGGTGGGCCAGAACTCGGGCAACAGCTACGTCAGCTTGAGCCTGGCCGCCCCGGAGTTCGGGCCGCGCAAGCTCTACGCCAACCTCGGCCGCGCCGCCGGGCAGGACGATCTCGACGCCTTCGCGATCATCTGGAACCCGGCCGACTGA
- a CDS encoding transposase — translation MKKSKFTDQQIAFALQQAEAGMPVEEVYRKMGISQATYFRWKKFNGGLMPSEVQKPRHLVEENTRLIVPMIERFMATDRGFAKARRTRLVAPHE, via the coding sequence ATGAAGAAGTCGAAGTTCACGGACCAGCAGATCGCATTTGCGTTGCAGCAGGCGGAGGCCGGCATGCCGGTTGAGGAGGTGTACCGCAAGATGGGGATCAGCCAGGCGACCTATTTCCGTTGGAAGAAGTTCAACGGTGGACTGATGCCGAGCGAGGTTCAGAAGCCGCGTCATCTGGTGGAGGAGAACACGCGGCTGATTGTGCCAATGATCGAGCGTTTTATGGCAACCGACCGAGGCTTCGCCAAAGCCAGACGAACTCGATTAGTCGCCCCGCATGAATAA
- a CDS encoding RES family NAD+ phosphorylase, with the protein MDDPKKPEFASWQSYEKFARRVRHVRRYVWDAEVRAFLDTVLATLRDRDVIIQKDAILCRAQRGIDYDPVVEDGVEVGEEPHGFGTARMKPITNRAREGRVNPAGIPVLYLASNEKTAISEVRPWVGSEISVAQFKILRDLRAVNLSFGHGQMALGQMTFAHLLGEEAPDAETKEKAVWIDIDSAFSRPITLFDDSAEYVPTQILAELFMDAGYDAIVYRSQFGEKGYNIALFNVDDAEAINCAPYRVTGIDVNFEEMGNRWFSTKHLESKKNESD; encoded by the coding sequence ATGGACGATCCGAAAAAGCCTGAATTTGCTTCTTGGCAGAGCTATGAAAAGTTTGCCCGACGGGTGCGACACGTTCGTCGCTACGTTTGGGATGCCGAGGTCCGTGCGTTCTTGGATACGGTGCTCGCCACTCTTCGAGATCGCGACGTCATTATCCAGAAAGACGCGATTTTGTGCCGTGCACAACGCGGGATCGACTACGACCCCGTCGTCGAAGATGGAGTCGAAGTTGGAGAAGAGCCGCATGGCTTTGGCACCGCTCGGATGAAGCCGATCACCAACCGCGCCCGAGAGGGGCGGGTCAACCCGGCGGGAATTCCCGTTCTCTACCTTGCCTCCAACGAGAAGACCGCCATCTCCGAAGTCAGACCGTGGGTCGGCTCGGAAATTTCCGTTGCACAGTTCAAAATCCTACGAGACCTGAGAGCCGTTAACCTGTCTTTTGGCCACGGTCAGATGGCGCTCGGGCAGATGACATTTGCCCATCTCCTTGGTGAAGAAGCACCGGACGCGGAAACGAAAGAGAAGGCCGTTTGGATCGATATCGATAGCGCATTTTCCAGGCCAATCACACTTTTCGATGATTCAGCGGAATACGTGCCGACCCAAATCCTGGCCGAGCTCTTCATGGACGCGGGATACGACGCCATCGTTTATCGAAGCCAGTTCGGGGAGAAGGGCTATAACATCGCGCTGTTCAACGTTGACGATGCCGAAGCCATCAACTGCGCGCCGTATCGCGTAACTGGCATCGACGTGAATTTCGAAGAGATGGGCAACAGGTGGTTTTCGACAAAGCACCTCGAATCAAAGAAAAATGAATCGGACTGA
- a CDS encoding LuxR family transcriptional regulator produces MHRIFQSFVDHISESVDPFALRATMADTAAALDLCRFAYLSVPPQRGADALVISTYPPAWTTHYLESHYERLDPVVLRARRDAEPFDWGLATGQRDLSGAQRQFFDEAAEFGIRCGFTIPIHDSRGLVAAVTFAANEPYAAFRRAIDAHAEGLQLMAMYFHVHVRRKLAADRLVDGVTLSPREYECLAWAAQGKSAWEIGRILGISRRTAAFHLENAKAKLGVRSIAQAVVRLAASRSSLN; encoded by the coding sequence ATGCATCGCATATTCCAAAGTTTCGTCGACCATATCTCGGAAAGCGTCGATCCGTTCGCCCTGCGCGCCACCATGGCCGACACGGCGGCTGCTCTCGATCTTTGCCGCTTCGCCTATCTCTCGGTCCCGCCGCAACGCGGGGCCGACGCCCTCGTCATCTCGACCTATCCCCCCGCCTGGACCACCCATTATCTCGAAAGCCATTACGAGCGCCTCGATCCCGTCGTTCTTCGAGCACGGCGGGATGCCGAGCCCTTCGACTGGGGGCTGGCAACGGGTCAGCGCGACCTTTCGGGTGCACAGCGGCAATTCTTCGACGAGGCCGCCGAGTTCGGCATCCGCTGCGGGTTCACGATTCCCATTCACGACAGCCGCGGTTTGGTGGCCGCCGTCACGTTCGCTGCCAACGAACCCTATGCCGCCTTTCGTCGCGCCATCGACGCCCATGCCGAGGGGCTGCAACTCATGGCCATGTATTTCCACGTCCACGTCCGCCGAAAGCTCGCCGCCGACCGGCTCGTCGACGGTGTGACGCTGTCGCCGCGCGAGTACGAATGTCTGGCGTGGGCTGCCCAGGGAAAGTCGGCCTGGGAGATCGGGCGCATCCTCGGAATCTCGCGCCGCACCGCGGCCTTCCATCTCGAGAACGCCAAGGCCAAGCTGGGCGTCCGCTCGATCGCCCAGGCCGTCGTCCGCCTGGCCGCCTCCCGGTCTTCCCTCAACTGA
- a CDS encoding ArdC family protein — translation MTESRRESVYQEVTERIIADLEQGRVPWAQPWGRAKAGVGLPRNAGSGRPYSGINILILWGAVIERGYSSQNWLTFRQALALGGHVRKGERGVAVVYADRFTPKDEKARAEAEGDEPRAVPFLKRFTVFNVAQCDDLPEAAREGAEPLPESEVVPRAEALIAATGADFRIGGERAFYVPAADYIQVPPQPAFFEPINYYRTCFHEFGHWTGHASRLARDLSGSFGCKTYAREELVAEMASAFVCASLSITPTVRHADYIGSWLEVLREDNRAIFRAASHASKAADFLLTFREEAEGREVAA, via the coding sequence ATGACGGAGTCCAGGCGGGAGAGTGTCTATCAGGAGGTCACCGAGCGGATCATTGCCGACCTGGAACAGGGCCGGGTGCCCTGGGCGCAGCCCTGGGGCCGGGCCAAGGCCGGGGTAGGGCTGCCACGCAATGCCGGCAGCGGTCGCCCCTATTCCGGGATCAACATCCTGATCCTGTGGGGTGCCGTCATCGAGCGCGGCTATTCCTCGCAGAACTGGCTCACCTTCCGCCAGGCCCTCGCCCTGGGCGGCCATGTGCGCAAGGGCGAGCGCGGCGTTGCCGTCGTCTATGCCGACCGCTTCACGCCTAAGGACGAGAAGGCCCGCGCCGAGGCGGAGGGCGACGAGCCCCGCGCCGTCCCCTTCCTCAAGCGCTTCACAGTCTTCAATGTCGCGCAGTGCGACGACCTTCCTGAAGCTGCCCGTGAGGGGGCCGAGCCGCTCCCCGAAAGTGAGGTCGTTCCGCGCGCCGAGGCGTTGATTGCGGCGACCGGCGCCGACTTCCGCATCGGCGGCGAGCGCGCTTTCTACGTGCCGGCCGCCGACTATATCCAGGTGCCGCCGCAGCCCGCCTTCTTCGAGCCGATCAACTATTACCGCACCTGTTTTCACGAGTTCGGCCATTGGACCGGCCATGCCTCGCGGCTGGCCCGCGACCTGTCAGGCTCGTTCGGCTGCAAGACCTACGCCCGCGAGGAACTGGTGGCCGAGATGGCGTCCGCCTTCGTCTGTGCCAGCCTGAGCATCACGCCCACCGTGCGGCATGCCGACTACATCGGTTCGTGGCTCGAGGTCCTGCGGGAGGACAACCGCGCCATCTTCCGCGCCGCCAGCCACGCCTCCAAGGCCGCCGATTTCCTGCTGACCTTCCGCGAAGAAGCCGAGGGCAGGGAAGTCGCCGCATGA
- a CDS encoding acyl-homoserine-lactone synthase, with product MMIQLVTSDKYGDFTADLAEMFRLRYRVFKERLGWDVEVSGGMEIDEFDALHPSYLLQRSAEGRIQGCVRLLPSTGPTMLRDTFPVLLAGHPAPASPDVWESSRFALDLGRDVAKAAGGIARATYELFAGMVEFGLSRRLSAIVTVTDARMERILRRAGWPLSRLGEPRRLGSTLAVAGYLDVSTESLQRLLRGGGLEDLGLETPAVLVAA from the coding sequence ATGATGATCCAACTGGTCACATCCGATAAATACGGCGACTTCACTGCCGATCTCGCCGAGATGTTCCGCTTGCGCTACCGCGTCTTCAAAGAGCGCCTCGGCTGGGACGTCGAGGTCAGCGGCGGCATGGAGATCGACGAGTTCGACGCCCTCCATCCATCCTATCTACTGCAACGCAGCGCTGAAGGCCGGATCCAGGGCTGCGTGCGCCTGCTGCCCTCTACCGGCCCGACCATGTTGCGCGATACCTTTCCGGTTCTGCTGGCTGGCCACCCCGCGCCGGCGAGCCCCGATGTCTGGGAGAGCAGTCGTTTTGCCCTTGACCTCGGGCGCGATGTGGCGAAGGCGGCCGGCGGAATCGCCCGGGCGACCTACGAACTCTTCGCCGGCATGGTGGAGTTTGGTCTGTCCCGCCGCCTGAGCGCCATCGTCACCGTCACAGATGCCCGCATGGAGCGCATCCTGCGGCGCGCCGGCTGGCCGCTGAGTCGCCTCGGCGAGCCGAGACGTCTCGGCTCGACGCTGGCGGTTGCGGGCTACCTGGACGTTTCGACGGAAAGCCTGCAGCGCCTGCTACGCGGCGGCGGCCTCGAGGACCTGGGACTCGAAACGCCGGCCGTGTTGGTCGCCGCGTAG
- a CDS encoding ParB/RepB/Spo0J family partition protein has translation MQLQHIPLDQLDVSAFNMRHAKRPPDVADILPSVRARGILQPLLVRPNGEPDHYEIVAGRRRYFAARAVAEERGEIEPLPCAVMEPGDDAGALEASLIENVARLDADEMSQYETFVRLTREGKSVAEIAETFGITEIMVKRRLALGNLLPRIRAAYRKDEIDAETVRHLTLASKARQKDWLALFDDPEQYAPRGYQLKQWLFGGQSIPTGVALFPVEDYPGQIVADLFGEDAYFADTDLFWQKQNEAIAAKRDTLLAAGWGEVVVLEPGQGFRSWEHEKTPKKKGGKVYIAVSHRGEVEVHEGWLSRKEARRAARQAAGTAGEGEAPAVPRPEVTKAMQTYLDLHRHAAVRLALVAHPGAAFRLLVAHAVASSGHWQVKPEPQAAPTEAIAESIATSPAQQAFATERREALTLLGRSEDHHTVAQPGYDAYLTAAVFARLLTLCDEDVLRIAAFVMAETMEAGSAVVEAVGNHLNVDAGQHWQPDDAFFDLIRDKAVINAMLAEVADKAVADGNVAAKAKTQKKIIRDCLDGSNGRAKVEGWRPGWMAFPVRACTETGSLKTAEEWARVRCLFNAE, from the coding sequence ATGCAGCTTCAACACATCCCCCTCGACCAACTCGATGTCTCCGCCTTCAACATGCGTCACGCCAAGCGCCCGCCGGACGTTGCCGACATCCTGCCGAGCGTTCGGGCGCGCGGCATCCTGCAACCCCTTCTGGTGCGCCCGAACGGTGAACCCGATCACTATGAGATCGTCGCCGGGCGGCGCCGCTACTTTGCGGCCAGGGCGGTTGCCGAGGAACGCGGTGAAATCGAGCCCTTGCCGTGTGCCGTCATGGAGCCGGGCGACGACGCGGGCGCGCTCGAAGCCTCGCTGATCGAGAACGTCGCCCGCCTCGACGCCGACGAGATGAGCCAGTACGAAACCTTCGTCCGGCTGACCCGGGAAGGGAAGTCGGTTGCCGAGATCGCCGAGACGTTCGGCATCACCGAGATCATGGTAAAGCGCCGTCTCGCCCTCGGGAACCTCTTGCCGAGGATCAGGGCGGCCTACCGCAAGGACGAGATCGACGCCGAGACGGTGCGCCATCTCACGCTTGCCTCGAAGGCGCGGCAGAAGGACTGGCTCGCGCTCTTCGACGACCCCGAGCAATATGCCCCGCGCGGCTATCAGTTGAAGCAGTGGCTGTTCGGAGGGCAATCCATTCCGACCGGCGTCGCCCTGTTCCCGGTCGAAGACTATCCGGGCCAGATCGTCGCCGACCTGTTCGGCGAGGACGCCTACTTCGCCGACACTGACCTGTTCTGGCAGAAGCAGAACGAGGCCATCGCCGCCAAGCGAGACACGCTGCTCGCCGCCGGATGGGGCGAGGTCGTGGTCCTGGAGCCCGGCCAGGGCTTCCGCAGTTGGGAGCACGAGAAGACCCCGAAAAAGAAGGGTGGCAAGGTCTATATCGCCGTCTCCCATCGCGGCGAGGTCGAGGTCCACGAGGGCTGGCTCAGCCGCAAGGAAGCGCGGCGCGCGGCCAGACAGGCGGCCGGAACGGCGGGTGAGGGGGAGGCTCCCGCCGTTCCCAGGCCCGAGGTCACCAAGGCGATGCAGACCTATCTCGACCTGCATCGCCACGCCGCCGTCCGGCTGGCACTCGTCGCCCATCCCGGCGCGGCGTTCCGGCTCCTGGTAGCGCACGCCGTCGCCTCGTCCGGCCACTGGCAGGTGAAGCCCGAGCCGCAGGCGGCGCCGACCGAGGCCATCGCCGAGAGTATCGCAACCAGCCCGGCGCAGCAGGCCTTCGCCACCGAGCGGCGGGAAGCCCTCACGCTGCTGGGCCGGTCCGAGGATCACCACACTGTCGCGCAACCGGGCTACGACGCCTATCTCACGGCGGCGGTGTTCGCGCGGCTGTTGACGCTTTGCGACGAGGACGTGCTGCGCATCGCAGCCTTCGTCATGGCCGAGACGATGGAGGCGGGGAGCGCCGTGGTCGAGGCGGTCGGCAACCACCTGAACGTGGATGCCGGCCAGCACTGGCAGCCCGACGACGCCTTCTTCGACCTCATCCGCGACAAGGCGGTAATCAACGCCATGCTGGCCGAGGTCGCGGACAAGGCGGTCGCCGACGGCAACGTCGCCGCGAAGGCGAAGACGCAGAAGAAAATCATCCGAGACTGCCTCGACGGCTCCAACGGCCGCGCCAAAGTCGAGGGCTGGCGTCCTGGCTGGATGGCCTTCCCGGTGCGGGCTTGCACCGAGACCGGCAGCCTCAAAACGGCCGAGGAATGGGCGCGGGTGCGTTGCCTGTTCAATGCCGAATGA
- a CDS encoding helix-turn-helix transcriptional regulator: MPDPISDPLASVVALLKPEPSISKLVSGGGPWLVERRTMRSPFYCAMVEGTCLLTIRGRSPLMLEAGDFVLVPEVFDFTMSSIDPPPRGAPRLPLETGPGIFRLGEPDAPIEVRCLVGHCTFASPDRDLLVSLLPQVIHVRAQDRLITLMRMIQEETQSDREARDIVLRRLLELLLVEALRSVESTMAEPGLLRGLADPHLVLALRRIHADPGARLSVAGLADAAAMSRSTFFDRFRREVGTAPMEYVAAWRMAVAKELLLRGNLAIAEVAQSVGYGSASAFSMAFSRHVGTSPGAFAGNRRATGHRQWHWSSSQ; encoded by the coding sequence TTGCCCGACCCGATCTCCGATCCGCTCGCCAGTGTTGTCGCGCTGCTGAAGCCGGAACCCTCGATCTCCAAGCTCGTCAGCGGGGGCGGCCCTTGGCTGGTTGAGCGCAGGACCATGCGGAGCCCGTTCTATTGCGCCATGGTCGAGGGGACCTGCCTGCTGACCATCCGGGGCCGTTCACCCCTTATGCTCGAAGCGGGTGACTTTGTGCTGGTGCCCGAAGTGTTCGACTTCACTATGTCGAGCATCGATCCACCGCCCCGCGGCGCTCCACGCCTGCCGTTGGAGACGGGGCCGGGCATATTCCGCCTTGGCGAACCGGACGCTCCGATCGAAGTGCGTTGCCTGGTGGGCCACTGCACCTTTGCCTCGCCTGATCGGGATCTGCTCGTCTCGCTTCTGCCGCAAGTGATCCATGTGCGTGCGCAGGATCGCCTGATCACGCTTATGCGGATGATCCAGGAGGAGACGCAGAGCGATCGTGAGGCTCGCGACATCGTGCTCCGGCGGCTTCTGGAGCTGCTTCTGGTCGAAGCGTTGCGTTCCGTCGAGAGCACGATGGCAGAGCCCGGCCTGCTCCGCGGACTTGCTGATCCCCACCTGGTCCTGGCGCTGCGGCGGATCCATGCCGACCCCGGCGCACGTCTGTCGGTCGCGGGACTGGCCGACGCAGCGGCGATGTCCCGCTCAACCTTCTTCGACCGCTTTCGCCGCGAAGTCGGGACCGCACCCATGGAATACGTGGCGGCCTGGCGGATGGCGGTGGCAAAGGAATTGTTGTTGCGGGGCAACCTAGCGATAGCGGAGGTTGCGCAGTCCGTCGGCTACGGCTCGGCAAGCGCGTTCAGCATGGCGTTTTCGCGGCATGTCGGGACATCGCCCGGAGCCTTCGCAGGTAATCGTCGAGCTACAGGACATCGGCAATGGCACTGGTCCTCCTCTCAATAA